One region of Wyeomyia smithii strain HCP4-BCI-WySm-NY-G18 chromosome 3, ASM2978416v1, whole genome shotgun sequence genomic DNA includes:
- the LOC129731258 gene encoding ecdysteroid-phosphate phosphatase-like, whose amino-acid sequence MIAPTMIRQIGASTQSFTVRFPKLTRLVAMQQQQNDKVVSSASGGPIEPRNAKVIETALQRLNLRVLENADSGVAQPQTAQSGRRVYVARHAERVDFTFGSWVPYSFNDAGEYVRKDLNMPKSLPPRSPNIWQQDTPLTNLGCYQARLTGEAMKEAGVRIDHVFCSPAFRCVQTAASIIEGLGLRESLPIRIEPGLLEWLTWYPAGIPTYLSNDELTSAGINAAKNYTPLTSVEDLKQSMKESFEAFCSRNAELSKQLIKATEGNILIVGHAATLETCTSAFVHPDIPLTRDLLKRILKFSYCSIVMMESVDGSWKMTRPPCAPFTNSKNDRFDWKDLS is encoded by the exons ATGATTGCTCCGACAATGATTCGGCAAATCGGAGCTTCAACGCAGTCATTCACAG TTCGGTTCCCGAAACTCACCAGACTTGTAGCAATGCAGCAGCAGCAAAACGATAAAGTAGTGTCTAGCGCCAGTGGTGGCCCAATTGAACCCCGGAACGCGAAAGTTATCGAGACCGCTTTGCAAAGATTGAACCTTCGAGTGTTGGAGAATGCGGACAGTGGCGTGGCACAACCTCAAACAGCGCAATCGGGGAGACGAGTTTACGTTGCACGGCATGCAGAGCGAGTTGATTTCACCTTCGGATCGTGGGTTCCATACAGTTTTAACGATGCCGGAGAATATGTGAGAAAAGACTTGAACATGCCAAAATCACTGCCACCAAG GAGTCCCAACATATGGCAGCAAGATACACCGCTGACAAACTTGGGATGTTATCAGGCTCGCCTAACGGGTGAAGCCATGAAAGAGGCTGGTGTTCGGATCGATCATGTGTTTTGTTCGCCAGCATTCCGCTGTGTGCAGACCGCTGCATCCATCATTGAGGGTCTTGGATTGCGCGAGAGCCTTCCGATCCGGATAGAGCCAGGTCTGCTCGAATGGCTTACCTGGTATCCAGCGGGAATTCCAACTTACCTGTCGAATGATGAACTAACCAGTGCGGGAATTAATGCAGCCAAAAATTATACGCCACTTACCAGTGTGGAAGATTTGAAACAATCCATGAAGGAGAGCTTCGAGGCCTTTTGCAGTAGAAATGCTGAGCTCTCGAAGCAACTGATTAAAGCCACAG AAGGAAACATTCTGATCGTCGGGCATGCTGCCACACTAGAAACCTGCACTAGTGCATTCGTCCACCCAGACATCCCTCTAACGAGGGATCTGCTGAaaagaattttgaaattttcctaCTGCAGCATAGTCATGATGGAATCGGTCGACGGCAGTTGGAAAATGACAAGGCCACCATGCGCGCCCTTCACAAATTCCAAAAACGATCGCTTCGATTGGAAGGACTTGTCTTAA